One stretch of Serinicoccus hydrothermalis DNA includes these proteins:
- a CDS encoding NADH-quinone oxidoreductase subunit D yields MATTHDQTQADQGADYLDDTPTDLYAEGGPTADSVDGGAVYTAGGGDWDDIAKDVATLGAERIVVNMGPQHPSTHGVLRLILELDGETVREARAGIGYLHTGIEKNMEYRTWVQGTTFCTRMDYLTPIFNEAAYCLSIEKLLGITDQIPQRASDIRVLMMELNRIGSHLIALATGGMELGATTVMTIGFRERERILRFFEAVSGLRMNNAYVRPGGVAQDVLPEHLTQFEEELPALRRGIGELEKLLLESPVLKGRTVDVGYLSLASCMALGITGPILRSTGLPHDLRKDEPYCGYETYDFDVVTRRDMDAYSRICIRLDEIWQSLRIADQAIARLRASEGQPVMVADKKIAWPAQLSVGADGQGNSLDHIRRIMGESMESLIHHFKLVTEGFRVPPGQAYAAVESPKGELGVHSVSDGGTRPYRVHFRDPSFNNLQAASAMSEGSLVADVIVAVASIDPVMGGVDR; encoded by the coding sequence ATGGCGACCACGCACGACCAGACCCAGGCCGACCAGGGCGCGGACTACCTGGACGACACCCCGACCGACCTGTACGCCGAGGGCGGCCCGACCGCGGACTCCGTCGACGGCGGCGCCGTCTACACCGCCGGCGGTGGCGACTGGGACGACATCGCCAAGGACGTCGCGACCCTGGGCGCGGAGCGGATCGTCGTCAACATGGGCCCCCAGCACCCCTCGACGCACGGCGTGCTCCGGCTCATCCTCGAGCTGGACGGCGAGACGGTGCGCGAGGCCCGCGCCGGCATCGGCTACCTCCACACCGGCATCGAGAAGAACATGGAGTACCGGACCTGGGTCCAGGGCACCACGTTCTGCACCCGGATGGACTACCTCACGCCGATCTTCAACGAGGCGGCCTACTGCCTCTCGATCGAGAAGCTGCTCGGGATCACCGACCAGATCCCGCAGCGCGCGAGCGACATCCGGGTCCTCATGATGGAGCTCAACCGGATCGGCTCCCACCTCATCGCCCTCGCGACCGGGGGCATGGAGCTGGGCGCGACCACGGTCATGACCATCGGCTTCCGCGAGCGCGAGCGGATCCTGCGCTTCTTCGAGGCCGTCTCCGGGCTGCGCATGAACAACGCCTACGTCCGTCCCGGCGGCGTCGCCCAGGACGTGCTGCCCGAGCACCTCACGCAGTTCGAGGAGGAGCTGCCGGCGCTGCGCCGCGGCATCGGCGAGCTGGAGAAGCTGCTGCTGGAGAGCCCGGTCCTCAAGGGCCGCACGGTCGACGTCGGCTACCTGTCCCTGGCCAGCTGCATGGCGCTGGGGATCACCGGCCCCATCCTGCGCTCCACCGGACTGCCGCACGACCTGCGCAAGGACGAGCCCTACTGCGGCTACGAGACCTACGACTTCGACGTCGTCACCCGCCGTGACATGGACGCCTACAGCCGCATCTGCATCCGGCTGGACGAGATCTGGCAGTCGCTGCGGATCGCGGACCAGGCCATCGCCCGGCTCCGTGCCAGCGAGGGTCAGCCGGTGATGGTGGCCGACAAGAAGATCGCCTGGCCGGCCCAGCTCTCGGTCGGCGCGGACGGCCAGGGCAACAGCCTGGACCACATCCGCCGGATCATGGGCGAGTCGATGGAGTCCCTCATCCACCACTTCAAGCTCGTCACCGAGGGCTTCCGGGTCCCCCCGGGCCAGGCGTATGCCGCGGTGGAGTCGCCCAAGGGCGAGCTCGGGGTGCACTCGGTGTCCGACGGCGGCACCCGCCCCTACCGCGTGCACTTCCGCGACCCCAGCTTCAACAACCTGCAGGCGGCCTCGGCCATGTCGGAGGGCAGCCTGGTCGCCGACGTGATCGTCGCGGTGGCCTCGATCGACCCGGTGATGGGAGGAGTGGACCGATGA
- the nuoE gene encoding NADH-quinone oxidoreductase subunit NuoE, which produces MTAHEQEDMRSQLEEASERRVHHSSAGHDDHGPLHHHTPLHASDEAYPEDVLAQLVADSELIIARYPQKRSALLPMLHLVQSVDGYVTGRGVRLCAELLELTTAEVSGVATFYTQYKRHPNGEYTVGVCTNTLCAIMGGDQIFDEVSEHLGIGHDETTEDGKITLERVECNAACDFAPVVMVNWEFFDDQTPESTNELVDRLRAGDDVTPTRGPSRVCTFKQVSRVLAGFPDGLADEGPGAGLPSLRGTLLAKEKGWTAPRPEPETDNEPTPEGQAGGLAPGHPDSVNTGANEADEVPTSEGVKDVDQTHEGDDA; this is translated from the coding sequence ATGACGGCCCATGAGCAGGAGGACATGCGCAGCCAGCTGGAGGAGGCCTCCGAGCGCCGGGTGCACCACAGCTCGGCGGGTCACGACGACCACGGCCCGCTGCACCACCACACGCCGCTGCACGCCTCGGACGAGGCATACCCGGAGGACGTCCTGGCCCAGCTCGTGGCGGACAGCGAGCTGATCATCGCGCGCTACCCGCAGAAGCGCTCGGCGCTGCTGCCGATGCTGCACCTGGTGCAGTCCGTCGACGGCTACGTCACCGGCCGCGGGGTGCGGCTGTGCGCCGAGCTGCTCGAGCTCACGACCGCCGAGGTCAGCGGGGTCGCGACGTTCTACACGCAGTACAAGCGCCACCCCAACGGCGAGTACACCGTCGGCGTCTGCACCAACACCCTGTGCGCCATCATGGGCGGCGACCAGATCTTCGACGAGGTCAGCGAGCACCTCGGCATCGGGCACGACGAGACCACCGAGGACGGCAAGATCACCCTCGAGCGGGTCGAGTGCAACGCGGCCTGCGACTTCGCGCCGGTGGTCATGGTCAACTGGGAGTTCTTCGACGACCAGACCCCGGAGAGCACGAACGAGCTGGTCGACCGGCTGCGCGCCGGTGACGACGTCACGCCCACCCGCGGACCCTCGCGGGTCTGCACCTTCAAGCAGGTCTCGCGGGTCCTCGCAGGCTTCCCCGACGGCCTGGCCGACGAGGGACCGGGCGCCGGGCTGCCCTCGCTGCGCGGCACCCTGCTGGCCAAGGAGAAGGGGTGGACGGCGCCGCGACCGGAGCCGGAGACCGACAACGAGCCCACCCCCGAGGGCCAGGCGGGCGGGCTCGCGCCCGGCCACCCCGACTCGGTGAACACCGGCGCCAACGAGGCCGACGAGGTCCCCACCTCCGAGGGCGTCAAGGACGTCGACCAGACGCACGAGGGAGACGACGCGTGA
- the nuoF gene encoding NADH-quinone oxidoreductase subunit NuoF has protein sequence MSTQLTPILSAFWDVERSWTLETYEQHEGYDGLRAALKMDPTDLVAAAKESGLRGRGGAGFPTGMKWGFLPPPDGGPRYLVVNADESEPGTCKDTPLMMAAPHFLIEGMIITSLAIDCHHAFIYVRGEIVHVYRRLLRAVEEAYAAGYLGKDILGTGFDLDITVHAGAGAYICGEETALLDSLEGRRGQPRLKPPFPAVAGLYARPTVVNNVESIASVPSIVLHGADWFAGMGTEKSQGFGLFSLSGHVERPGQYEAPLGITLRELIDMAGGMRGGKKLKFWTPGGSSTPIFTDQHLDVPLDFESVAAEGSMLGTRALQIFDESVSVVRAVSRWIDFYAHESCGKCTPCREGTFWLKQILERLEAGRGHEGDIEKLDDICDNILGRSFCALGDGAVSPVTSGIKYFREEFEQGMHTPWHELFPAERNTLFAKESQPA, from the coding sequence GTGAGCACGCAGCTGACCCCGATCCTGTCCGCCTTCTGGGACGTCGAGCGGTCGTGGACCCTGGAGACCTACGAGCAGCACGAGGGCTACGACGGCCTGCGCGCCGCCCTCAAGATGGACCCCACCGACCTCGTCGCCGCGGCCAAGGAGTCCGGGCTGCGCGGGCGCGGTGGCGCCGGCTTCCCGACCGGCATGAAGTGGGGCTTCCTGCCCCCGCCGGACGGCGGCCCCCGCTACCTCGTCGTCAACGCCGACGAGTCCGAGCCGGGCACCTGCAAGGACACCCCGCTCATGATGGCGGCCCCGCACTTCCTCATCGAGGGCATGATCATCACCTCGTTGGCGATCGACTGCCACCACGCCTTCATCTACGTGCGCGGCGAGATCGTGCACGTCTACCGCCGGCTGCTGCGCGCCGTCGAGGAGGCGTACGCCGCGGGCTACCTCGGCAAGGACATCCTCGGCACCGGCTTCGACCTGGACATCACCGTGCACGCGGGTGCAGGGGCATACATCTGCGGCGAGGAGACGGCGCTGCTGGACTCGCTCGAGGGTCGCCGCGGGCAGCCGCGGCTCAAGCCCCCCTTCCCGGCCGTCGCCGGCCTCTACGCCCGGCCGACCGTGGTCAACAACGTCGAGTCCATCGCCTCGGTGCCCTCGATCGTGCTCCACGGCGCGGACTGGTTCGCCGGCATGGGCACCGAGAAGTCGCAGGGCTTCGGGCTGTTCAGCCTCTCCGGCCACGTCGAGCGCCCGGGCCAGTACGAGGCGCCGCTCGGCATCACGCTGCGCGAGCTCATCGACATGGCCGGCGGCATGCGCGGCGGCAAGAAGCTGAAGTTCTGGACGCCGGGGGGCTCCTCGACGCCGATCTTCACCGACCAGCACCTGGACGTGCCGCTCGACTTCGAGTCCGTCGCCGCCGAGGGCTCGATGCTGGGCACCCGCGCGCTGCAGATCTTCGACGAGAGCGTCTCGGTGGTCCGCGCGGTCTCGCGCTGGATCGACTTCTACGCCCACGAGTCCTGCGGCAAGTGCACCCCCTGCCGTGAGGGCACGTTCTGGCTCAAGCAGATCCTCGAGCGGCTGGAGGCCGGCCGTGGCCACGAGGGCGACATTGAGAAGCTGGACGACATCTGCGACAACATCCTCGGCCGCAGCTTCTGCGCGCTGGGTGACGGTGCCGTCAGCCCGGTGACCTCCGGCATCAAGTACTTCCGCGAGGAGTTCGAGCAGGGGATGCACACCCCGTGGCACGAGCTCTTCCCGGCCGAGCGCAACACCCTCTTCGCGAAGGAGAGCCAGCCCGCATGA
- a CDS encoding NADH-quinone oxidoreductase subunit G: MSVKTEGPSQEAIEAEVDVKMVDLTIDGVDVSVPDGTLVIRAAEQVGIQIPRFCDHPLLEPVGACRQCLVDVSTPDREGNLKPMPKPQASCTIAASPGMVVKTQHTSEVADKAQQGVMELLLVNHPLDCPVCDKGGECPLQNQAMSDGRPTSRFEDIKRTFPKPVNISSQVLLDRERCVLCARCTRFSDQIAGDPFIALIERGALQQVGIYEEQPFESYFSGNTVQICPVGALTGAAYRFRSRPFDLVSTESVCEHCAGGCAIRTDHRRGTVLRRMALDDPEVNEEWNCDKGRWAFAYPTLPDRLNDPVVRGADGDYAVTSWRDAYAAAAAGLAGARGTGGVGVLPGGRGSVEDLYAYAKFARVALGTHDVDHRARPHSAEESDFLASTVVATRDVSYGDLETAGSVLLVGLEAEEEAAMVFLRLRKAMRKRGTQVYSVAPYATRGLEKMAGTLLPAAPGTEAEVLQALTARREQGEQEQVDGAAMPLEQDSYDAASDALGARAVILVGERLGMVPGALSAAVRLAETTGARLAWVPRRAGERGGVEMGTLPGLLPGGRPVADATARDEVAGRWGIDGAALASGPGRDATAILEAAAAGELGALVVGGVEIDDLPDPELARRALARAFVVSLEVRESAVHEYADVILPVAPHQEKAGSFLNWEGRPRPFDRAIESGASSDHVVLDRLAAAMGAPLGTGTLPVVRQEIQALGSWSGTRATVPDVPATGPAAVGPGEAVLATWHQVLDAGRLQDGEPFLAGTRHTPVARISARTAASLGVVDGDPVAVSTDLGRIELPAAITPMPDDVVWVPANQVGSTVRPTLGVGAGDVVRLTGAPAQTTRGEA, from the coding sequence ATGAGCGTCAAGACCGAAGGACCGTCGCAGGAGGCCATCGAGGCCGAGGTCGACGTGAAGATGGTCGACCTGACCATCGACGGCGTCGACGTCTCGGTCCCCGACGGCACCCTGGTCATCCGGGCCGCGGAGCAGGTCGGCATCCAGATCCCGCGGTTCTGCGACCACCCCCTGCTGGAGCCGGTGGGTGCCTGCCGCCAGTGCCTCGTCGACGTGTCGACCCCGGACCGCGAGGGCAACCTCAAGCCGATGCCCAAGCCGCAGGCCTCCTGCACCATCGCGGCCTCGCCGGGCATGGTCGTCAAGACCCAGCACACCTCCGAGGTCGCCGACAAGGCGCAGCAGGGCGTCATGGAGCTGCTGCTCGTCAACCACCCGCTGGACTGCCCGGTCTGCGACAAGGGCGGCGAGTGCCCGCTGCAGAACCAGGCGATGTCCGACGGGCGCCCCACCTCGCGCTTCGAGGACATCAAGCGCACCTTCCCCAAGCCGGTCAACATCTCCAGCCAGGTGCTCCTCGACCGCGAGCGTTGCGTGCTCTGCGCACGGTGCACCCGCTTCTCCGACCAGATCGCCGGCGACCCCTTCATCGCGCTCATCGAGCGGGGTGCGCTGCAGCAGGTCGGGATCTACGAGGAGCAGCCCTTCGAGAGCTACTTCTCCGGCAACACGGTGCAGATCTGCCCGGTCGGCGCGCTGACCGGCGCGGCATACCGCTTCCGGTCCCGGCCCTTCGACCTCGTCTCCACCGAGAGCGTCTGCGAGCACTGCGCCGGCGGGTGCGCGATCCGCACCGACCACCGCCGCGGCACCGTGCTGCGCCGGATGGCGCTCGACGACCCCGAGGTCAACGAGGAGTGGAACTGCGACAAGGGTCGCTGGGCCTTCGCCTACCCGACCCTCCCGGACCGGCTGAACGACCCCGTCGTGCGCGGTGCCGACGGTGACTACGCCGTCACCTCCTGGCGCGACGCCTACGCCGCGGCGGCCGCCGGCCTGGCCGGGGCCCGCGGGACCGGCGGCGTCGGGGTGCTCCCCGGCGGCCGGGGCAGCGTCGAGGACCTGTATGCCTACGCCAAGTTCGCCCGGGTCGCCCTGGGGACGCACGACGTGGACCACCGCGCCCGCCCGCACAGCGCCGAGGAGAGCGACTTCCTCGCCTCGACCGTGGTCGCCACCCGCGACGTGAGCTACGGCGACCTCGAGACGGCCGGCTCGGTCCTGCTCGTCGGCCTGGAGGCCGAGGAGGAGGCCGCCATGGTCTTCCTGCGGCTGCGCAAGGCCATGCGCAAGAGGGGCACGCAGGTCTACTCCGTCGCCCCCTACGCCACCCGTGGGCTGGAGAAGATGGCCGGCACGCTGCTGCCGGCCGCCCCGGGCACGGAGGCCGAGGTGCTGCAGGCGCTCACCGCCCGCCGGGAGCAGGGCGAGCAGGAGCAGGTCGACGGCGCGGCCATGCCGCTGGAGCAGGACAGCTACGACGCCGCCTCCGACGCGCTCGGCGCCCGCGCGGTCATCCTCGTGGGCGAGCGGCTGGGCATGGTGCCCGGCGCGCTGTCCGCCGCCGTGCGGCTCGCCGAGACCACCGGGGCGCGCCTGGCCTGGGTGCCCCGTCGTGCGGGAGAGCGCGGCGGTGTCGAGATGGGCACCCTGCCCGGCCTGCTGCCGGGCGGCCGACCCGTCGCCGACGCCACCGCCCGCGACGAGGTCGCCGGGCGCTGGGGGATCGACGGCGCTGCCCTGGCCTCCGGCCCGGGCCGCGACGCCACCGCGATCCTCGAGGCCGCGGCCGCCGGGGAGCTGGGGGCGCTCGTCGTGGGAGGCGTCGAGATCGACGATCTGCCCGACCCCGAGCTCGCCCGCCGTGCGCTGGCCCGCGCCTTCGTCGTCTCCCTCGAGGTCCGCGAGAGCGCGGTCCACGAGTACGCCGACGTCATCCTCCCCGTGGCCCCCCACCAGGAGAAGGCCGGCTCCTTCCTCAACTGGGAGGGTCGCCCCCGGCCGTTCGACCGGGCGATCGAGTCCGGCGCGAGCTCGGACCACGTCGTCCTGGACCGGCTGGCGGCCGCGATGGGCGCCCCGCTGGGCACCGGGACCCTCCCGGTGGTCCGGCAGGAGATCCAGGCGCTGGGCAGCTGGTCCGGCACCCGGGCCACAGTCCCGGACGTCCCCGCCACCGGCCCCGCGGCCGTGGGCCCGGGCGAGGCGGTCCTCGCGACGTGGCACCAGGTGCTCGACGCCGGCCGGCTGCAGGACGGCGAGCCCTTCCTCGCCGGCACCCGGCACACCCCGGTGGCGCGCATCTCCGCCCGCACCGCCGCCTCGCTCGGCGTCGTCGACGGCGACCCGGTCGCGGTCTCGACCGACCTGGGCCGGATCGAGCTGCCGGCGGCGATCACCCCGATGCCCGACGACGTCGTGTGGGTGCCCGCCAACCAGGTCGGCTCCACCGTGCGGCCGACCCTCGGCGTCGGCGCCGGCGACGTCGTGCGCCTGACCGGCGCCCCCGCCCAGACCACGCGAGGTGAGGCATGA